The DNA region CAGAAAGGCAGGCCTATACACAGAATACGAATATAcagcaatttatttatattatacccGTATAATAAATGAAAGGCAGCCTACGGTTTACTGATACTGAAGACAATATGATGTTGATAAAGTACCGTATATcagcatattattatataggcctaaacactGTTCTTATTCTATTGTACAATTTTATTGTAGATTAGGCCTAcgttgtaattttaataatctCATTTTTtgataattgaataaaataaagtcAACATACCTTTCATTAACAATTGTAGTGTGTACAACTGCTGGCTGTGGCTGGGTGGTTTGTACCACTGTTACCGCTGCCCCTTGAGGGGGATAACCCTGCTGAGGAGGGTAACCTTGTTGTGGTGGGTAACCAGGTTGGGGGGCATATCCTGGTTGAGGCGCATATCCTGGTTGAGGGGCATAACCCTGTTGAGGTGGATATCCTGGTTGTGCTGGAGGGTACCCTTGTTGGGGTGCATATCCTTGCT from Antedon mediterranea chromosome 2, ecAntMedi1.1, whole genome shotgun sequence includes:
- the LOC140040387 gene encoding uncharacterized protein; this translates as MSAPPPPYNQQGYAPQQGYPPAQPGYPPQQGYAPQPGYAPQPGYAPQPGYPPQQGYPPQQGYPPQGAAVTVVQTTQPQPAVVHTTIVNERRPQVNHLLHLIITLFFWPWVIVWIVLCMAEG